Proteins found in one Geomonas subterranea genomic segment:
- the rpoC gene encoding DNA-directed RNA polymerase subunit beta', translating into MEDIFNFFDKPKDPLHFSSIKISISSPDKIRERSFGEVKKPETINYRTFKPERDGLFCAKIFGPTKDYECNCGKYKRMKHRGIVCEKCGVEVIPSKVRRERLGHIDLATPVAHIWFLKSLPSRIGNLMDITLKDLEKVLYFEAYVVTDPKETGMPFGTVLSEDQYQKALEEYNYGFEAGMGAAAIRTCLTSMDLDQLSEQLRIEMQEATSEAKRKKTAKRLKVIEAFKNSGNKPEWMILECIPVLPPELRPLVPLDGGRFATSDLNDLYRRVINRNNRLKRLMELQAPEVIIRNEKRMLQEAVDALFDNGRRGRAIAGPNKRPLKSLSDMLKGKSGRFRQNLLGKRVDYSGRSVIVVGPELRLHQCGLPKKMALELFKPFIYNKLEERGFVTTIKSAKKMVEKEKPEVWDVLEEVIKEHPVLLNRAPTLHRLGIQAFEPVLIEGKAIQLHPLVCTAFNADFDGDQMAVHLPLSVESQVEARVLMMSTNNILSPAHGKPIIVPSQDMVLGIYYMTREKHFAQGEGKIFASPDEVSIAWDAAEVHLQARIKVRMKNLVTDEKPAIIETTVGRVLLREILPDLVPFSAVNKVMTKKELSNLVDTCYRLAGNKETVILADKLKSIGFRYAAKAGISISINDMVIPEGKPAIINRATEEVQEIQNQYTEGLITDGERYNKVIDIWAKSTEDIAKEMLDNLSRDTITDPQGNEVKVPSFNAIHMMADSGARGSAQQIRQLAGMRGLMAKPSGEIIETPITANFREGLTVLQYFISTHGARKGLADTALKTANSGYLTRRLVDVAQDAIITEEDCGTIDGLTVSSLTEGGEVIEHIGDRILGRVALDDILDPVTGDVLVAANQEIDETLVSRIEAAGLEKVKIRSVLTCESRRGICAKCYGRDLARGHLVNRGEAVGVIAAQSIGEPGTQLTMRTFHIGGTASRRAEQTSMDARNEGYAKFINLHYVTNSEGHHIVMNRNGELAIVDETGREREKYGIVYGAKIKVSPEEKVTQGQSLAEWDPYTMPILTEISGRIKFGDVIEGVTMEEQVDEVTGLSRKVIIETRDADKRPRITIKDESGKTAKIGESMARYYLPVGSNINAMEDTVVAAGDVIAKIPRETTKTKDITGGLPRVAELFEARKPKDFAVITEIDGVVAFGKDAKGKRKVIVTPEVGEPKEYLIPKGKHISVHEGDHVRAGEALMDGSSNPHDILRVLGQKELAKYLVDEVQEVYRLQGVKINDKHIETIVRQMLRRVRVKDVGDTNLLIDDQIERWVFEEENEKAMDKGGRPATAESLLLGITKASLSTESFISAASFQETTKVLTQASIEGKVDSLRGLKENVIMGRLIPAGTGLALYRNLRMVAEEPVIIPEPVEPEDEEIYEEEA; encoded by the coding sequence TTGGAAGATATTTTCAATTTTTTCGATAAGCCGAAAGATCCGCTCCACTTCTCGTCCATCAAGATCTCGATCTCCTCGCCGGACAAGATCCGCGAGCGCTCCTTCGGGGAAGTGAAGAAGCCGGAAACCATCAACTACCGCACCTTCAAGCCGGAGCGCGATGGCCTCTTCTGCGCCAAGATCTTCGGACCGACCAAGGACTACGAGTGCAACTGCGGCAAGTACAAGCGCATGAAGCACCGCGGTATCGTCTGCGAGAAGTGCGGCGTCGAGGTCATCCCGTCCAAGGTGCGCCGCGAGCGCCTGGGTCACATCGACCTGGCCACCCCGGTGGCGCACATCTGGTTCCTCAAGTCCCTGCCGTCCCGTATCGGCAACCTGATGGACATCACCCTGAAGGACCTCGAGAAGGTACTCTACTTCGAGGCCTACGTGGTGACCGACCCGAAGGAAACCGGCATGCCGTTCGGCACCGTGCTCTCCGAGGACCAGTACCAGAAGGCCCTCGAGGAGTACAACTACGGCTTCGAGGCCGGCATGGGCGCGGCGGCAATCCGCACCTGCCTCACCTCGATGGACCTGGACCAGCTCTCCGAGCAGCTTCGTATCGAGATGCAGGAGGCAACCTCCGAGGCCAAGCGCAAGAAGACCGCCAAGCGCCTCAAGGTCATCGAGGCCTTCAAGAACTCGGGCAACAAGCCGGAGTGGATGATCCTCGAGTGCATACCGGTGCTGCCGCCGGAACTGCGCCCGCTGGTGCCGCTCGACGGCGGCCGCTTCGCTACGAGCGACCTCAACGACCTGTACCGTCGCGTCATCAACCGCAACAACCGCTTGAAGCGCCTGATGGAACTGCAGGCCCCCGAGGTCATCATCAGGAACGAGAAGCGCATGCTGCAGGAGGCGGTCGACGCGCTGTTCGACAACGGCCGCCGCGGACGCGCCATCGCCGGCCCCAACAAGCGTCCGCTCAAGTCGCTCTCCGACATGCTCAAAGGCAAGTCGGGCCGCTTCCGCCAGAACCTTCTCGGTAAGCGTGTCGACTACTCCGGCCGTTCCGTTATCGTCGTCGGTCCGGAGCTGCGCCTGCACCAGTGCGGTCTGCCCAAGAAGATGGCCCTCGAACTCTTCAAGCCGTTCATCTACAACAAGCTCGAGGAGCGCGGCTTCGTCACCACCATCAAGAGCGCCAAGAAGATGGTGGAGAAGGAGAAGCCGGAAGTCTGGGACGTGCTCGAGGAGGTCATCAAGGAGCACCCGGTGCTGCTGAACCGCGCCCCGACCCTGCACCGCCTCGGCATCCAGGCCTTCGAGCCGGTACTCATCGAGGGCAAGGCGATCCAGCTCCACCCGCTGGTCTGCACCGCCTTTAACGCCGACTTCGACGGTGACCAGATGGCAGTCCACCTCCCCCTCTCGGTTGAGAGCCAGGTGGAGGCGCGCGTCCTCATGATGTCGACCAACAACATCCTGTCGCCGGCGCACGGCAAGCCGATCATCGTGCCGAGCCAGGACATGGTCCTCGGCATCTACTACATGACCCGCGAGAAGCACTTCGCGCAGGGCGAAGGGAAGATCTTCGCCTCCCCCGACGAGGTGTCCATCGCCTGGGACGCGGCCGAGGTGCACCTCCAGGCCCGCATCAAGGTCAGGATGAAAAACCTCGTTACCGACGAGAAGCCGGCCATCATCGAGACCACCGTCGGGCGCGTCCTGCTGCGCGAGATCCTGCCCGACCTGGTGCCGTTCTCGGCGGTCAACAAGGTCATGACCAAGAAGGAGCTCTCCAACCTGGTCGACACCTGCTACCGTCTGGCCGGCAACAAGGAAACCGTCATCCTCGCCGACAAGCTGAAGTCGATCGGCTTCCGCTACGCGGCGAAGGCGGGTATCTCCATCTCCATCAACGACATGGTGATCCCGGAAGGTAAACCGGCCATCATCAACCGCGCCACCGAAGAGGTGCAGGAGATCCAGAACCAGTACACCGAGGGCCTCATCACCGACGGCGAGCGCTACAACAAGGTTATCGACATCTGGGCGAAATCGACCGAGGACATCGCGAAAGAGATGCTGGACAACCTCTCCCGCGATACCATCACCGATCCGCAGGGGAACGAAGTGAAGGTGCCGTCCTTCAACGCGATCCACATGATGGCCGACTCCGGCGCAAGGGGTAGCGCCCAGCAGATCCGCCAGCTGGCGGGGATGAGGGGACTCATGGCCAAGCCGTCCGGCGAGATCATCGAGACCCCGATCACCGCGAACTTCCGCGAAGGCCTCACCGTGCTCCAGTACTTCATCTCCACCCACGGTGCACGTAAGGGTCTGGCCGATACCGCGCTCAAGACGGCGAACTCCGGTTACCTCACCCGCCGTCTGGTCGACGTCGCCCAGGACGCCATCATCACCGAGGAGGATTGCGGCACCATCGACGGCCTGACCGTCTCCTCCCTCACCGAGGGTGGCGAGGTCATCGAGCACATCGGCGACCGTATCCTCGGCCGTGTGGCCCTGGACGACATCCTCGACCCGGTCACCGGTGACGTGCTGGTGGCGGCGAACCAGGAGATCGACGAGACCCTGGTGTCCAGGATCGAGGCCGCCGGTCTCGAGAAGGTCAAGATCCGCTCGGTGCTCACCTGCGAGAGCCGTCGCGGCATCTGCGCCAAGTGCTACGGTCGTGACCTGGCGCGCGGCCACCTGGTGAACCGCGGCGAGGCGGTCGGCGTCATCGCCGCCCAGTCCATCGGCGAGCCGGGTACCCAGCTGACCATGCGTACCTTCCACATCGGTGGTACCGCATCCCGTCGCGCCGAGCAGACCTCCATGGATGCCAGGAACGAAGGCTACGCCAAGTTCATCAACCTGCACTACGTAACCAACTCCGAAGGGCACCACATCGTTATGAACCGTAACGGTGAACTGGCCATCGTGGACGAGACCGGGCGCGAGCGCGAGAAGTACGGCATCGTCTACGGCGCCAAGATCAAGGTCAGCCCGGAAGAGAAGGTCACCCAGGGACAGTCGCTGGCCGAGTGGGACCCGTACACCATGCCGATCCTCACCGAGATCTCCGGCCGCATCAAGTTCGGGGACGTCATCGAGGGCGTCACCATGGAGGAGCAGGTCGACGAAGTCACCGGTCTCTCCAGGAAGGTCATCATCGAAACCCGCGACGCCGACAAGCGTCCGCGCATCACCATCAAGGACGAGTCCGGCAAGACCGCCAAGATCGGCGAGAGCATGGCGCGCTACTACCTGCCGGTGGGCTCCAACATCAACGCGATGGAAGACACCGTGGTCGCCGCAGGTGACGTGATCGCCAAGATCCCGCGCGAAACGACCAAGACCAAGGACATCACCGGTGGTCTGCCGCGCGTCGCCGAGCTCTTCGAGGCGAGAAAGCCGAAGGACTTCGCGGTCATCACCGAGATCGACGGCGTGGTCGCCTTCGGCAAGGACGCCAAAGGGAAGCGCAAGGTCATCGTCACCCCCGAGGTGGGCGAGCCCAAGGAATACCTCATCCCCAAAGGGAAGCACATCAGCGTCCACGAAGGGGACCATGTCCGCGCCGGCGAGGCGCTCATGGACGGCTCCTCCAACCCGCACGACATCCTGCGCGTACTGGGCCAGAAGGAACTGGCCAAGTACCTGGTCGACGAGGTCCAGGAGGTCTACCGTCTCCAGGGCGTCAAGATCAACGACAAGCACATCGAGACCATCGTACGTCAGATGCTGCGCCGCGTCAGGGTGAAGGACGTGGGCGATACCAACCTCCTGATCGACGATCAGATCGAGCGTTGGGTCTTTGAGGAAGAAAACGAGAAGGCGATGGACAAAGGCGGGCGTCCTGCCACGGCAGAGTCCCTGCTCCTCGGCATAACCAAGGCGTCGCTCTCGACTGAGTCATTTATTTCTGCTGCTTCCTTCCAGGAAACAACAAAAGTCTTGACACAGGCATCAATAGAAGGTAAGGTCGACAGTCTGCGTGGTCTGAAGGAAAACGTGATCATGGGCCGCCTGATCCCGGCGGGTACGGGATTGGCTCTTTACCGCAACCTGCGCATGGTTGCTGAGGAGCCAGTAATCATTCCGGAGCCAGTTGAGCCGGAAGATGAAGAGATCTACGAAGAAGAAGCCTAG
- the rpsL gene encoding 30S ribosomal protein S12, with protein MPTINQLIRHGRESKGEKSTAPALRSCPQKRGVCTRVYTTTPKKPNSALRKVARVRLTNGVEVTSYIPGVGHNLQEHSVVLIRGGRVKDLPGVRYHIVRGTLDSVGVKGRMKSRSKYGAKRPK; from the coding sequence ATGCCAACTATTAATCAGCTTATTCGTCACGGTCGGGAGTCAAAGGGTGAAAAATCCACTGCTCCGGCACTCAGGAGCTGCCCGCAGAAGAGGGGCGTTTGCACCAGGGTTTACACCACAACCCCGAAGAAACCGAACTCCGCGCTTCGTAAAGTCGCCAGGGTCAGGCTTACCAACGGCGTCGAGGTGACCTCCTACATTCCGGGTGTTGGTCACAACCTCCAGGAACACTCCGTCGTCCTGATCAGGGGCGGCAGGGTAAAGGACCTTCCGGGTGTTCGTTACCACATCGTCCGTGGCACGCTCGACTCTGTCGGCGTCAAGGGTCGCATGAAGAGCCGTTCCAAGTACGGTGCGAAGAGGCCCAAGTAA
- the rpsG gene encoding 30S ribosomal protein S7 gives MPRRREVAKRVILPDPKYGDRVVAKLINIIMLDGKKSTAEKALYGALEIAAGKAGDEPVKVLKKCLDNIKPMLEVKSRRVGGSTYQVPVEVRPERRMSLAMRWLVKYSNARSEKTVTDKLAGEILDAYNNRGSAVKKREDTHKMAEANRAFAHYRW, from the coding sequence ATGCCAAGAAGAAGAGAAGTAGCAAAGCGGGTGATCCTCCCGGATCCGAAATACGGTGACAGGGTGGTTGCCAAGCTGATCAATATAATCATGCTGGACGGCAAGAAGTCCACCGCCGAGAAGGCTCTCTACGGTGCCCTCGAGATCGCGGCCGGCAAGGCCGGCGACGAGCCGGTCAAGGTGCTCAAGAAGTGCCTGGACAACATCAAGCCGATGCTGGAAGTCAAATCCCGCAGGGTCGGCGGCTCCACCTACCAGGTTCCGGTCGAAGTCCGTCCGGAGCGTCGCATGTCCCTGGCCATGCGCTGGCTGGTGAAGTACTCCAACGCCCGCAGCGAGAAGACCGTCACCGACAAGCTTGCGGGCGAGATCCTCGACGCCTACAACAACCGTGGTTCCGCGGTCAAGAAGCGTGAGGACACCCACAAGATGGCAGAGGCCAACCGCGCCTTCGCCCATTACCGCTGGTAG
- the fusA gene encoding elongation factor G, which translates to MARQVSLEMTRNIGIMAHIDAGKTTTTERILYYTGVSHKIGEVHDGAATMDWMAQEQERGITITSAATTCNWKDHRINIIDTPGHVDFTIEVERSLRVLDGAVAVFCSVGGVEPQSETVWRQADKYRVPRIAFINKMDRIGADFFRGIAMIKDRLKANPVALQIPIGSEENYKGLVDLIEMKGMVFNDETMGAVYDVVDIPADLVDQANEYRELLIEEVSSHDDALMEKYLGGEEISNAELKAAIRQATLDIKICPVICGSAFKNKGVQHLLDAVLDYMPAPTDIPAIQGVDANTEAPIERHASDTEPFSALGFKIMTDPFVGQLCFFRVYSGVIQSGSYVYNATKGKRERIGRILKMHANKREEIKEVYAGDIAAAVGLKYTTTGDTLCDEDHAVILESIEFPEPVISIAIEPKTKADQEKLGLSLGKLASEDPSFRVKTDEETGQTIISGMGELHLEIIVDRLFREFKVEANVGKPQVAYRETITKKVKAEGKFVRQSGGRGQFGHVWLEIEPQEAGKGYEFVDAIKGGVVPREYIPAVDKGIKESLDNGVMAGFPVVDVKVTLVDGSYHEVDSSEMAFKIAGSMGFKEGCAKASPIILEPIMSVEVVVPEEYMGDVIGDLNSRRGRIMGMEGRAGAQVVTAMVPLAQMFGYSTDLRSATQGRATYSMTFDHYEPVPKSVAEEIVAKAKG; encoded by the coding sequence GTGGCACGTCAGGTTTCGTTGGAAATGACCCGTAATATCGGGATCATGGCTCACATAGATGCAGGGAAGACCACCACCACGGAGCGTATTCTCTATTACACCGGTGTTTCCCACAAGATCGGCGAGGTCCATGACGGCGCCGCTACTATGGACTGGATGGCTCAGGAGCAGGAGCGTGGTATCACCATCACCTCCGCCGCTACCACCTGTAACTGGAAAGACCACCGTATCAACATCATCGACACCCCGGGTCACGTCGACTTCACCATCGAGGTCGAGCGTTCCCTGCGTGTTCTCGACGGCGCAGTCGCCGTTTTCTGTTCGGTGGGTGGCGTCGAGCCGCAGTCCGAGACCGTATGGCGTCAGGCCGACAAGTACCGCGTTCCGCGTATCGCGTTCATCAACAAGATGGACCGTATCGGCGCAGACTTCTTCCGCGGCATCGCCATGATCAAGGACCGTCTCAAGGCCAACCCGGTTGCCCTGCAGATCCCGATCGGTTCCGAGGAGAACTACAAGGGTCTCGTCGACCTGATCGAGATGAAAGGGATGGTCTTCAACGATGAGACCATGGGCGCCGTGTACGATGTCGTCGACATCCCGGCCGACCTCGTAGACCAGGCCAACGAGTACCGCGAGCTCCTGATCGAGGAAGTATCTTCCCACGACGACGCGCTGATGGAGAAATACCTGGGCGGCGAGGAGATCTCCAACGCCGAGCTGAAAGCGGCCATCCGCCAGGCGACCCTCGACATCAAGATCTGCCCGGTCATCTGCGGCTCCGCCTTCAAGAACAAGGGCGTGCAGCACCTGCTCGACGCGGTGCTCGACTACATGCCGGCCCCGACCGACATCCCGGCTATCCAGGGCGTCGACGCCAACACCGAGGCACCGATCGAGCGTCATGCTTCCGATACCGAGCCGTTCTCGGCCCTGGGCTTCAAGATCATGACCGACCCGTTCGTGGGGCAGCTCTGCTTCTTCCGCGTCTACTCCGGCGTGATCCAGTCCGGCTCCTACGTGTACAACGCCACCAAGGGCAAGCGCGAGAGGATCGGCCGTATTCTCAAGATGCACGCCAACAAGCGTGAAGAGATCAAGGAAGTCTACGCCGGCGACATCGCCGCCGCGGTAGGCCTCAAATACACCACCACCGGCGACACCCTGTGCGACGAGGACCACGCGGTCATCCTCGAGTCCATCGAGTTCCCGGAGCCGGTTATCTCCATCGCCATCGAGCCGAAAACCAAGGCCGACCAGGAGAAGCTGGGCCTGTCCCTCGGCAAGCTCGCTTCCGAGGACCCCTCCTTCCGCGTCAAGACCGACGAGGAAACCGGCCAGACCATCATCTCCGGCATGGGCGAATTGCACCTCGAGATCATCGTGGACCGTCTCTTCCGCGAGTTCAAGGTCGAGGCGAACGTCGGCAAGCCGCAGGTTGCTTACCGCGAGACCATCACCAAGAAGGTCAAGGCCGAAGGGAAGTTCGTACGTCAGTCCGGCGGCCGCGGTCAGTTCGGTCACGTCTGGCTCGAGATCGAGCCGCAGGAGGCCGGCAAGGGCTACGAGTTCGTCGACGCCATCAAGGGCGGCGTCGTTCCCCGCGAGTACATCCCGGCGGTCGACAAGGGTATCAAAGAGTCGCTGGACAACGGCGTTATGGCCGGCTTCCCGGTGGTTGACGTCAAGGTCACCCTGGTCGACGGTTCCTACCACGAGGTCGACTCCTCGGAGATGGCATTCAAGATCGCAGGTTCCATGGGCTTCAAAGAGGGTTGCGCAAAGGCGTCCCCGATCATCCTGGAGCCGATCATGTCGGTTGAAGTCGTGGTTCCCGAAGAGTACATGGGCGACGTCATCGGCGACCTGAACTCCCGCCGTGGCCGCATCATGGGCATGGAAGGGCGCGCAGGCGCACAGGTCGTCACCGCGATGGTGCCGCTGGCCCAGATGTTCGGTTACTCCACCGACCTGCGCTCCGCCACCCAGGGTCGTGCGACCTACTCCATGACCTTCGATCATTACGAGCCGGTACCGAAGTCGGTTGCCGAGGAAATAGTAGCGAAGGCCAAAGGCTAA
- the tuf gene encoding elongation factor Tu produces MAKAKFERTKPHVNIGTIGHVDHGKTTLTAAITKVLAGKGQAEFKAFDQIDNAPEERERGITIATAHVEYETDKRHYAHVDCPGHADYVKNMITGAAQMDGAILVVSAADGPMPQTREHILLARQVGVPYIVVFLNKADMVDDEELLELVELEVRELLSSYDFPGDDIPIIKGSALKGLEGDQGELGEQAIMKLMDAVDAYIPEPQRAIDKPFLMPVEDVFSISGRGTVATGRVERGIVKVGEEVEIVGIKATTKTTVTGVEMFRKLLDEGRAGDNIGALLRGVKREEIERGQVLAKPGSITPHTKFKAEAYILSKEEGGRHTPFFNGYRPQFYFRTTDVTGVVDLEAGVEMVMPGDNVSVTVNLITPIAMDEGLRFAIREGGRTVGAGVVASIIE; encoded by the coding sequence ATGGCAAAAGCTAAATTTGAAAGAACTAAGCCGCACGTAAACATCGGCACCATCGGCCACGTCGACCACGGCAAGACCACCCTGACCGCAGCTATCACCAAGGTGCTCGCCGGCAAAGGCCAGGCCGAGTTCAAGGCGTTCGACCAGATCGACAACGCTCCGGAAGAGCGTGAGCGCGGCATCACCATCGCCACCGCACACGTCGAGTACGAGACCGACAAGCGTCACTACGCTCACGTCGACTGCCCGGGCCACGCCGACTACGTCAAGAACATGATCACCGGTGCTGCGCAGATGGACGGCGCGATCCTGGTTGTTTCCGCAGCTGACGGCCCGATGCCGCAGACCCGCGAGCACATCCTGCTCGCACGTCAGGTCGGCGTCCCCTACATCGTCGTGTTCCTGAACAAGGCCGACATGGTGGACGACGAGGAGCTCCTCGAGCTGGTCGAGCTGGAAGTTCGCGAACTCCTCTCCTCCTACGACTTCCCGGGCGACGATATCCCGATCATCAAGGGTTCCGCTCTGAAGGGCCTCGAGGGTGACCAGGGCGAGCTGGGCGAGCAGGCCATCATGAAGCTGATGGACGCCGTCGACGCCTACATCCCGGAGCCGCAGCGCGCCATCGACAAGCCGTTCCTCATGCCGGTCGAGGACGTGTTCTCCATCTCCGGTCGTGGTACCGTCGCCACCGGTCGTGTCGAGCGCGGCATCGTCAAGGTCGGCGAAGAGGTCGAGATCGTCGGCATCAAGGCAACCACCAAGACCACCGTTACCGGCGTCGAGATGTTCCGTAAGCTCCTCGACGAGGGTCGCGCTGGCGACAACATCGGCGCCCTGCTGCGCGGTGTGAAGCGTGAGGAGATCGAGCGTGGCCAGGTTCTCGCCAAGCCGGGCTCCATCACCCCGCACACCAAGTTCAAGGCAGAAGCCTACATCCTGTCCAAGGAAGAGGGCGGCCGTCACACCCCGTTCTTCAACGGCTACCGTCCGCAGTTCTACTTCAGGACCACCGACGTTACCGGCGTGGTTGACCTCGAGGCCGGTGTCGAGATGGTTATGCCGGGCGACAACGTCTCGGTAACCGTCAACCTGATCACCCCGATCGCAATGGACGAAGGTCTGCGCTTCGCAATCCGCGAAGGCGGCCGTACCGTCG